The following are encoded together in the Flavobacterium haoranii genome:
- a CDS encoding low temperature requirement protein A produces the protein MEYFLKHRHATWLELFFDLVFVSSIGVVTHSLAHTHNNHLNPEQIWLFPLQFIIIWWVWTVHTLFSNRFNHDNRIERIFSLTIMFLMIVMAAFFGDDLFQNYPAFVGFYVVIKLILVFLFFRASNQDLHSVSYARKSGYVILFGTGISAISIFMETPLREIILVSGILIEMLGIYLVSTRNLEKPKPVHREHLVERIGLLSIILLGESIISLTGTLRSVNWDILSIVAAVTGFIMIGLIWWIYYDSFPINERIKSMTNGFPMLYSHLFLAMGFVILANVIRHAILNDLNMNEFRILAITGMSFFYIGKQTVYIVFIPPFRKRMTINTLVCIFITIASTFLPKIEYALVGITIGMLSYTFVNFKFILTKDVSGYVSKE, from the coding sequence ATTCTTCGACCTTGTTTTTGTATCCAGCATTGGAGTAGTAACTCATTCTCTGGCGCATACTCATAATAACCATTTAAATCCTGAACAGATTTGGCTATTCCCTTTACAATTTATTATAATCTGGTGGGTCTGGACTGTACATACCTTATTTTCCAATCGATTCAATCATGATAATAGGATTGAAAGAATCTTTAGTCTTACCATTATGTTCTTGATGATAGTCATGGCTGCATTTTTTGGAGATGATCTCTTTCAGAATTATCCTGCCTTTGTCGGTTTTTATGTGGTTATAAAGTTAATATTGGTGTTTTTGTTTTTTAGAGCATCTAATCAAGACCTTCACTCTGTAAGTTATGCTAGGAAAAGTGGTTATGTAATTCTTTTCGGCACGGGAATTTCAGCTATTTCCATTTTCATGGAAACCCCCTTGAGGGAAATTATTTTGGTTTCAGGAATTCTAATTGAAATGCTCGGTATTTATCTTGTAAGTACACGGAATTTGGAGAAACCAAAACCAGTCCATCGCGAACATCTGGTAGAACGTATAGGATTGCTTTCTATAATACTTCTGGGAGAATCTATTATAAGTCTCACAGGCACTTTAAGAAGTGTAAATTGGGACATTTTAAGTATTGTGGCAGCAGTTACGGGTTTTATTATGATTGGGCTAATTTGGTGGATATATTATGATAGTTTTCCTATTAATGAGCGGATTAAATCTATGACCAACGGGTTTCCTATGTTGTATTCCCACTTGTTTTTAGCTATGGGTTTTGTAATCTTGGCTAATGTGATTCGACATGCTATTTTAAATGATCTAAATATGAATGAGTTTAGAATTCTGGCGATTACGGGAATGAGTTTTTTTTACATCGGAAAACAAACCGTTTATATTGTTTTTATTCCTCCCTTCCGTAAAAGGATGACAATTAATACGCTGGTATGTATTTTTATAACCATAGCATCTACCTTTTTGCCAAAAATAGAATATGCGCTTGTTGGAATTACAATAGGTATGCTGTCTTACACGTTTGTCAATTTCAAGTTTATCTTAACCAAGGATGTATCTGGGTATGTTTCGAAAGAATAA